Proteins encoded in a region of the Amblyomma americanum isolate KBUSLIRL-KWMA unplaced genomic scaffold, ASM5285725v1 scaffold_127, whole genome shotgun sequence genome:
- the LOC144112436 gene encoding P2X purinoceptor 7-like: MTEKEDCLCCQEVPEITGKQKRARCITTTKKFKDVCLNKAVLEVALARQESRASRNDRGSVNKRMRYAAYRQFVYLVWKRLGRHKREILPSCVLSAVRKKYLSADGSYTGFKHPYTC, encoded by the exons ATGACTGAAAAAGAAGACTGCCTATGTTGTCAAGAGGTCCCCGAAATTACTGGAAAGCAGAAGCGGGCGCGGTGcatcacaacaacaaaaaaattcaaagacGTATGCCTCAACAAAGCAGTCCTTGAAGTTGCACTGGCACGGCAGGAATCCAGGGCATCAAGAAACGACAGGGGCTCTGTGAACAA GAGGATGAGGTATGCTGCATATCGACAATTTGTCTACCTTGTGTGGAAAAGACTGGGCAGGCACAAGAGAGAAATCCTGCCGAGCTGCGTGCTCAGTGCTGTAAGAAAAAAATATCTTTCTGCTGATGGCAGTTATACAGGATTCAAGCACCCTTATACTTGCTGA
- the LOC144112434 gene encoding uncharacterized protein LOC144112434, with protein MPQENCAMQLSILALTDAAQDVPPEVKLTESCEGGRHKSVQATVWPSTQSKAVQACVKRSTASRHSQTKPHTVSIGIQVGSPMIDAATQTTMPIQREAIENENTTEDEGGDENYDDEDYSPCEEFEEKQGCVGNSTDDSGNKIFLVQEKYLWKLFQLCTECLAPRAVRFECEGTLLKVYGECASGHLLYWCNQDIKKQQPMLNVQLCAAVLFSGSNPTATLRMLASIGVPVVSNRTFFTIQRSYLWPAIDRVWKEEQKSLLQELQGQQVNLAGDGRSDSPGFSAKYGTYTLMDVERHKVLHFEVVQSNDAGGSCRMELEGLKQGLAFLESANIKVAVLVTDRHTQIKCFLRNNKTAITHEFDVWTQLAALHYNENSGRGQARTKDGTLRWCVRYPKAAGGDPTACPVKEPPTHGYVKCLLDKVVAMAESTQPQERKTAPESRPPLSSSFPKVPKEKLVEKRKSRFNRQ; from the exons ATGCCACAAGAAAACTGTGCAATGCAACTAAGTATCCTCGCTCTTACTG ATGCAGCACAGGATGTGCCGCCGGAGGTCAAACTGACAGAGTCTTGTGAGGGGGGAAGACACAAGTCTGTCCAAGCAACAGTGTGGCCATCAACACAAAGCAAAGCTGTACAGGCATGTGTGAAAAGAAGCACAGCATCACGCCACTCTCAGACAAAACCGCATACTGTATCTATTG GCATTCAGGTTGGTAGTCCCATGATAGACGCAGCTACTCAAACGACCATGCCAATCCAGAGAGAGGCGATTGAAAATGAGAACACCacagaagacgaaggtggagatgagAACTACGATGATGAGGACTACAGCCCATGTGaagaatttgaagagaa GCAGGGATGTGTTGGAAACTCCACAGATGACTccggcaacaaaatttttttggtaCAGGAGAAGTACCTTTGGAAACTTTTCCAGCTGTGCACAGAATGCCTCGCTCCTCGGGCAGTCAGATTTGAGTGTGAAGGCACACTTCTAAAAGTCTATGGGGAGTGCGCATCGGGCCACTTGTTGTACTGGTGTAATCAGGACATCAAAAAACAGCAGCCGATGCTCAACGTGCAGCTTTGCGCAGCAGTTCTCTTCTCTGGAAGCAATCCAACAGCTACACTGAGAATGCTGGCTTCAATTGGTGTACCAGTTGTGagcaacaggacgttttttacaATCCAGCGTTCATATCTGTGGCCTGCAATTGACAGG gtttggaaagaagagcagaaaagtctGCTCCAAGAGTTGCAAGGCCAACAGGTGAACCTTGCTGGAGATGGACGATCTGATTCGCCAGGATTTAGTGCCAAATATGGCACGTATACTCTGATGGACGTTGAACGCCACAAAGTCTTGCATTTTGAAGTCGTGCAG TCCAAtgatgctggcggcagctgtcgcatggagttggaaggcctgaaacaaggccttgcttttctggagagtgcGAACATCAAAGTAGCAGTGCTGGTGACTGACCGTCATACACAGATCAAGTGCTTTCTCCGCAACAACAAAACTGCAATCACCCACGAGTTTGAcgtgtg gacccAACTTGCTGCACTTCATTACAATGAGAACAGTGGACGTGGTCAGGCACGCACAAAGGatggcacacttcgatggtgCGTGCGTTACCCAAAGGCAGCAGGTGGTGACCCAACAGCTTGTCCAGTAAAGGAGCCACCCACTCATG gctacgtcaaatgcctcctcgacaaggttgtggccatggcTGAGAGCACGCAGCCCCAGGAAAGGAAAACTGCCCCAGAATCTCGCCCACCACTCAGCAGCAGTTTTCCAAAGGTCCCAAAGGAGAAGCTGGTCGAGAAAAGAAAGTCAAGATTCAATAGGCAATGA